In a single window of the Larimichthys crocea isolate SSNF chromosome XVII, L_crocea_2.0, whole genome shotgun sequence genome:
- the LOC104938670 gene encoding polypyrimidine tract-binding protein 1 isoform X1, with protein MRPNSQSALRSSPERLQTSLTVQSERSSGGRHFVPLSARNLLLRSSVLCNGRRGSDELLSSVSNGPYIMSTTANGNDSKKFKGDIRGPGVPSRVIHIRKLPNDIAETEVISLGLPFGDVTNLLMLKAKNQAFLEMNSEEAAQNMVSYYSTVMPIIRHHPVYVQFSNHKELKTDNSPNQERAQAALRALSTSHVDTTVAAPSSVLRVVVENLVYPVSLDALCQIFSKFGTVLRIIVFTKNSQFQALLQYPDGASAQAAKLSLDGQNIYNGCCTLRISFSKLTSLNVKYNNEKSRDFTRPDLPSGDSQPAMEHPAMAAAFTPGIISAAPYAGATHAFPPAFTIQPAVSFPYPGLTVPALPGGLASLSLPGATRLGFPSLPAGVCVLLISNLNPERVTPHCLFILFGVYGDVMRVKILFNKKENALVQMSDSTQAQLAMSHLSGQQLHGKSLRITLSKHTSVQLPREGHEDQGLTKDYSNSPLHRFKKPGSKNYSNIFPPSATLHLSNIPPSVVEDDLKMLFSSSGAMVKAFKFFQKDHKMALIQMGSVEEAIESLIEFHNHDLGENHHLRVSFSKSSI; from the exons agaggATCTGACGAGCTTCTATCCAGCGTCTCCAACGGCCCGTATATCATGAGCACCACAG CCAATGGCAACGACAGTAAGAAGTTCAAAGGTGACATCAGAGGTCCCGGCGTGCCGTCCAGGGTCATCCACATCCGCAAGCTTCCCAACGACATCGCAGAGACCGAGGTCATCAGCCTCGGTCTGCCCTTCGGAGACGTCACCAACCTGCTGATGCTCAAAGCCAAGAACCAG GCCTTCTTAGAGATGAACTCGGAGGAAGCAGCTCAGAACATGGTGAGTTATTACTCCACCGTGATGCCGATCATCAGACACCACCCGGTCTACGTCCAGTTCTCCAACCACAAGGAGCTCAAGACTGACAACTCCCCCAACCAGGAG AGGGCCCAGGCAGCTCTTCGGGCTCTCAGTACATCTCACGTGGACACGACTGTGGCGGCTCCGAGTTCAGTGCtcagggtggtggtggagaacCTGGTGTACCCCGTCTCATTGGACGCCCTCTGCCAG ATCTTCTCAAAGTTTGGGACGGTTCTGAGAATTATCGTCTTCACCAAGAACAGCCAGTTCCAGGCTCTGCTGCAGTACCCGGATGGTGCGTCGGCCCAGGCGGCTAAACTG tctctGGATGGGCAGAACATCTATAACGGCTGCTGTACTCTGAGGATCAGCTTCTCCAAACTCACCAGCCTCAACGTCAAATACAACAACGAGAAGAGCCGCGACTTCACCAGACCGGACCTGCCGTCTGGGGACAGCCAGCCCGCCATGGAGCACCCGGCCATGGCCGCCGCCTTCA CCCCAGGTATCATCTCAGCTGCTCCGTATGCAGGAGCCACTCACGCCTTCCCCCCCGCCTTCACCATCCAGCCTGCAG TGTCCTTCCCCTATCCAGGCCTGACGGTCCCCGCTCTGCCTGGAGGGCTGGCCTCTCTGTCCCTCCCCGGGGCTACCAGGCTGGGgttcccctccctccctgccgGAGTCTGTGTCCTGCTGATCAGCAACCTCAACCCAGAG AGAGTTACGCCCCACTGCCTCTTTATTCTCTTCG GTGTTTACGGAGACGTCATGAGAGTGAAGATTCTGTTCAACAAGAAGGAGAACGCTCTGGTCCAGATGTCTGACAGCACACAGGCTCAGCTAG CCATGAGTCACCTGAGCGGTCAGCAGCTTCACGGGAAGTCTCTGCGCATCACGCTGTCCAAACACACCAGCGTCCAGCTTCCCCGTGAAGGCCATGAGGACCAGGGCCTGACCAAAGACTACAGCAACTCCCCCCTGCACCGCTTCAAGAAGCCCGGCTCCAAAAACTACTCCAACATCTTCCCACCTTCTGCCACCCTACACCTCTCCAACATCCC cCCATCTGTTGTTGAAGACGACCTCAAGATGTTGTTTTCCAGCTCAGGAGCCATGGTCAAGGCCTTCAAGTTCTTCCA GAAGGACCATAAGATGGCTCTGATCCAGATGGGTTCGGTGGAGGAGGCCATCGAGTCCCTCATCGAGTTCCACAACCACGACCTGGGAGAGAACCACCACCTGCGAGTGTCTTTCTCCAAGTCCTCCATCTGA
- the LOC104938670 gene encoding polypyrimidine tract-binding protein 1 isoform X2: MRPNSQSALRSSPERLQTSLTVQSERSSGGRHFVPLSARNLLLRSSVLCNGRRGSDELLSSVSNGPYIMSTTANGNDSKKFKGDIRGPGVPSRVIHIRKLPNDIAETEVISLGLPFGDVTNLLMLKAKNQAFLEMNSEEAAQNMVSYYSTVMPIIRHHPVYVQFSNHKELKTDNSPNQERAQAALRALSTSHVDTTVAAPSSVLRVVVENLVYPVSLDALCQIFSKFGTVLRIIVFTKNSQFQALLQYPDGASAQAAKLSLDGQNIYNGCCTLRISFSKLTSLNVKYNNEKSRDFTRPDLPSGDSQPAMEHPAMAAAFTPGIISAAPYAGATHAFPPAFTIQPAGLTVPALPGGLASLSLPGATRLGFPSLPAGVCVLLISNLNPERVTPHCLFILFGVYGDVMRVKILFNKKENALVQMSDSTQAQLAMSHLSGQQLHGKSLRITLSKHTSVQLPREGHEDQGLTKDYSNSPLHRFKKPGSKNYSNIFPPSATLHLSNIPPSVVEDDLKMLFSSSGAMVKAFKFFQKDHKMALIQMGSVEEAIESLIEFHNHDLGENHHLRVSFSKSSI; the protein is encoded by the exons agaggATCTGACGAGCTTCTATCCAGCGTCTCCAACGGCCCGTATATCATGAGCACCACAG CCAATGGCAACGACAGTAAGAAGTTCAAAGGTGACATCAGAGGTCCCGGCGTGCCGTCCAGGGTCATCCACATCCGCAAGCTTCCCAACGACATCGCAGAGACCGAGGTCATCAGCCTCGGTCTGCCCTTCGGAGACGTCACCAACCTGCTGATGCTCAAAGCCAAGAACCAG GCCTTCTTAGAGATGAACTCGGAGGAAGCAGCTCAGAACATGGTGAGTTATTACTCCACCGTGATGCCGATCATCAGACACCACCCGGTCTACGTCCAGTTCTCCAACCACAAGGAGCTCAAGACTGACAACTCCCCCAACCAGGAG AGGGCCCAGGCAGCTCTTCGGGCTCTCAGTACATCTCACGTGGACACGACTGTGGCGGCTCCGAGTTCAGTGCtcagggtggtggtggagaacCTGGTGTACCCCGTCTCATTGGACGCCCTCTGCCAG ATCTTCTCAAAGTTTGGGACGGTTCTGAGAATTATCGTCTTCACCAAGAACAGCCAGTTCCAGGCTCTGCTGCAGTACCCGGATGGTGCGTCGGCCCAGGCGGCTAAACTG tctctGGATGGGCAGAACATCTATAACGGCTGCTGTACTCTGAGGATCAGCTTCTCCAAACTCACCAGCCTCAACGTCAAATACAACAACGAGAAGAGCCGCGACTTCACCAGACCGGACCTGCCGTCTGGGGACAGCCAGCCCGCCATGGAGCACCCGGCCATGGCCGCCGCCTTCA CCCCAGGTATCATCTCAGCTGCTCCGTATGCAGGAGCCACTCACGCCTTCCCCCCCGCCTTCACCATCCAGCCTGCAG GCCTGACGGTCCCCGCTCTGCCTGGAGGGCTGGCCTCTCTGTCCCTCCCCGGGGCTACCAGGCTGGGgttcccctccctccctgccgGAGTCTGTGTCCTGCTGATCAGCAACCTCAACCCAGAG AGAGTTACGCCCCACTGCCTCTTTATTCTCTTCG GTGTTTACGGAGACGTCATGAGAGTGAAGATTCTGTTCAACAAGAAGGAGAACGCTCTGGTCCAGATGTCTGACAGCACACAGGCTCAGCTAG CCATGAGTCACCTGAGCGGTCAGCAGCTTCACGGGAAGTCTCTGCGCATCACGCTGTCCAAACACACCAGCGTCCAGCTTCCCCGTGAAGGCCATGAGGACCAGGGCCTGACCAAAGACTACAGCAACTCCCCCCTGCACCGCTTCAAGAAGCCCGGCTCCAAAAACTACTCCAACATCTTCCCACCTTCTGCCACCCTACACCTCTCCAACATCCC cCCATCTGTTGTTGAAGACGACCTCAAGATGTTGTTTTCCAGCTCAGGAGCCATGGTCAAGGCCTTCAAGTTCTTCCA GAAGGACCATAAGATGGCTCTGATCCAGATGGGTTCGGTGGAGGAGGCCATCGAGTCCCTCATCGAGTTCCACAACCACGACCTGGGAGAGAACCACCACCTGCGAGTGTCTTTCTCCAAGTCCTCCATCTGA
- the LOC104938670 gene encoding polypyrimidine tract-binding protein 1 isoform X4 codes for MDGVHQDITVGTKRGSDELLSSVSNGPYIMSTTANGNDSKKFKGDIRGPGVPSRVIHIRKLPNDIAETEVISLGLPFGDVTNLLMLKAKNQAFLEMNSEEAAQNMVSYYSTVMPIIRHHPVYVQFSNHKELKTDNSPNQERAQAALRALSTSHVDTTVAAPSSVLRVVVENLVYPVSLDALCQIFSKFGTVLRIIVFTKNSQFQALLQYPDGASAQAAKLSLDGQNIYNGCCTLRISFSKLTSLNVKYNNEKSRDFTRPDLPSGDSQPAMEHPAMAAAFTPGIISAAPYAGATHAFPPAFTIQPAVSFPYPGLTVPALPGGLASLSLPGATRLGFPSLPAGVCVLLISNLNPERVTPHCLFILFGVYGDVMRVKILFNKKENALVQMSDSTQAQLAMSHLSGQQLHGKSLRITLSKHTSVQLPREGHEDQGLTKDYSNSPLHRFKKPGSKNYSNIFPPSATLHLSNIPPSVVEDDLKMLFSSSGAMVKAFKFFQKDHKMALIQMGSVEEAIESLIEFHNHDLGENHHLRVSFSKSSI; via the exons TGTCCACCAAGATATAACAGTTGGTACTAAG agaggATCTGACGAGCTTCTATCCAGCGTCTCCAACGGCCCGTATATCATGAGCACCACAG CCAATGGCAACGACAGTAAGAAGTTCAAAGGTGACATCAGAGGTCCCGGCGTGCCGTCCAGGGTCATCCACATCCGCAAGCTTCCCAACGACATCGCAGAGACCGAGGTCATCAGCCTCGGTCTGCCCTTCGGAGACGTCACCAACCTGCTGATGCTCAAAGCCAAGAACCAG GCCTTCTTAGAGATGAACTCGGAGGAAGCAGCTCAGAACATGGTGAGTTATTACTCCACCGTGATGCCGATCATCAGACACCACCCGGTCTACGTCCAGTTCTCCAACCACAAGGAGCTCAAGACTGACAACTCCCCCAACCAGGAG AGGGCCCAGGCAGCTCTTCGGGCTCTCAGTACATCTCACGTGGACACGACTGTGGCGGCTCCGAGTTCAGTGCtcagggtggtggtggagaacCTGGTGTACCCCGTCTCATTGGACGCCCTCTGCCAG ATCTTCTCAAAGTTTGGGACGGTTCTGAGAATTATCGTCTTCACCAAGAACAGCCAGTTCCAGGCTCTGCTGCAGTACCCGGATGGTGCGTCGGCCCAGGCGGCTAAACTG tctctGGATGGGCAGAACATCTATAACGGCTGCTGTACTCTGAGGATCAGCTTCTCCAAACTCACCAGCCTCAACGTCAAATACAACAACGAGAAGAGCCGCGACTTCACCAGACCGGACCTGCCGTCTGGGGACAGCCAGCCCGCCATGGAGCACCCGGCCATGGCCGCCGCCTTCA CCCCAGGTATCATCTCAGCTGCTCCGTATGCAGGAGCCACTCACGCCTTCCCCCCCGCCTTCACCATCCAGCCTGCAG TGTCCTTCCCCTATCCAGGCCTGACGGTCCCCGCTCTGCCTGGAGGGCTGGCCTCTCTGTCCCTCCCCGGGGCTACCAGGCTGGGgttcccctccctccctgccgGAGTCTGTGTCCTGCTGATCAGCAACCTCAACCCAGAG AGAGTTACGCCCCACTGCCTCTTTATTCTCTTCG GTGTTTACGGAGACGTCATGAGAGTGAAGATTCTGTTCAACAAGAAGGAGAACGCTCTGGTCCAGATGTCTGACAGCACACAGGCTCAGCTAG CCATGAGTCACCTGAGCGGTCAGCAGCTTCACGGGAAGTCTCTGCGCATCACGCTGTCCAAACACACCAGCGTCCAGCTTCCCCGTGAAGGCCATGAGGACCAGGGCCTGACCAAAGACTACAGCAACTCCCCCCTGCACCGCTTCAAGAAGCCCGGCTCCAAAAACTACTCCAACATCTTCCCACCTTCTGCCACCCTACACCTCTCCAACATCCC cCCATCTGTTGTTGAAGACGACCTCAAGATGTTGTTTTCCAGCTCAGGAGCCATGGTCAAGGCCTTCAAGTTCTTCCA GAAGGACCATAAGATGGCTCTGATCCAGATGGGTTCGGTGGAGGAGGCCATCGAGTCCCTCATCGAGTTCCACAACCACGACCTGGGAGAGAACCACCACCTGCGAGTGTCTTTCTCCAAGTCCTCCATCTGA
- the LOC104938670 gene encoding polypyrimidine tract-binding protein 1 isoform X6, with the protein MDGSVHQDITVGTKRGSDELLSSVSNGPYIMSTTANGNDSKKFKGDIRGPGVPSRVIHIRKLPNDIAETEVISLGLPFGDVTNLLMLKAKNQAFLEMNSEEAAQNMVSYYSTVMPIIRHHPVYVQFSNHKELKTDNSPNQERAQAALRALSTSHVDTTVAAPSSVLRVVVENLVYPVSLDALCQIFSKFGTVLRIIVFTKNSQFQALLQYPDGASAQAAKLSLDGQNIYNGCCTLRISFSKLTSLNVKYNNEKSRDFTRPDLPSGDSQPAMEHPAMAAAFTPGIISAAPYAGATHAFPPAFTIQPAGLTVPALPGGLASLSLPGATRLGFPSLPAGVCVLLISNLNPERVTPHCLFILFGVYGDVMRVKILFNKKENALVQMSDSTQAQLAMSHLSGQQLHGKSLRITLSKHTSVQLPREGHEDQGLTKDYSNSPLHRFKKPGSKNYSNIFPPSATLHLSNIPPSVVEDDLKMLFSSSGAMVKAFKFFQKDHKMALIQMGSVEEAIESLIEFHNHDLGENHHLRVSFSKSSI; encoded by the exons CAGTGTCCACCAAGATATAACAGTTGGTACTAAG agaggATCTGACGAGCTTCTATCCAGCGTCTCCAACGGCCCGTATATCATGAGCACCACAG CCAATGGCAACGACAGTAAGAAGTTCAAAGGTGACATCAGAGGTCCCGGCGTGCCGTCCAGGGTCATCCACATCCGCAAGCTTCCCAACGACATCGCAGAGACCGAGGTCATCAGCCTCGGTCTGCCCTTCGGAGACGTCACCAACCTGCTGATGCTCAAAGCCAAGAACCAG GCCTTCTTAGAGATGAACTCGGAGGAAGCAGCTCAGAACATGGTGAGTTATTACTCCACCGTGATGCCGATCATCAGACACCACCCGGTCTACGTCCAGTTCTCCAACCACAAGGAGCTCAAGACTGACAACTCCCCCAACCAGGAG AGGGCCCAGGCAGCTCTTCGGGCTCTCAGTACATCTCACGTGGACACGACTGTGGCGGCTCCGAGTTCAGTGCtcagggtggtggtggagaacCTGGTGTACCCCGTCTCATTGGACGCCCTCTGCCAG ATCTTCTCAAAGTTTGGGACGGTTCTGAGAATTATCGTCTTCACCAAGAACAGCCAGTTCCAGGCTCTGCTGCAGTACCCGGATGGTGCGTCGGCCCAGGCGGCTAAACTG tctctGGATGGGCAGAACATCTATAACGGCTGCTGTACTCTGAGGATCAGCTTCTCCAAACTCACCAGCCTCAACGTCAAATACAACAACGAGAAGAGCCGCGACTTCACCAGACCGGACCTGCCGTCTGGGGACAGCCAGCCCGCCATGGAGCACCCGGCCATGGCCGCCGCCTTCA CCCCAGGTATCATCTCAGCTGCTCCGTATGCAGGAGCCACTCACGCCTTCCCCCCCGCCTTCACCATCCAGCCTGCAG GCCTGACGGTCCCCGCTCTGCCTGGAGGGCTGGCCTCTCTGTCCCTCCCCGGGGCTACCAGGCTGGGgttcccctccctccctgccgGAGTCTGTGTCCTGCTGATCAGCAACCTCAACCCAGAG AGAGTTACGCCCCACTGCCTCTTTATTCTCTTCG GTGTTTACGGAGACGTCATGAGAGTGAAGATTCTGTTCAACAAGAAGGAGAACGCTCTGGTCCAGATGTCTGACAGCACACAGGCTCAGCTAG CCATGAGTCACCTGAGCGGTCAGCAGCTTCACGGGAAGTCTCTGCGCATCACGCTGTCCAAACACACCAGCGTCCAGCTTCCCCGTGAAGGCCATGAGGACCAGGGCCTGACCAAAGACTACAGCAACTCCCCCCTGCACCGCTTCAAGAAGCCCGGCTCCAAAAACTACTCCAACATCTTCCCACCTTCTGCCACCCTACACCTCTCCAACATCCC cCCATCTGTTGTTGAAGACGACCTCAAGATGTTGTTTTCCAGCTCAGGAGCCATGGTCAAGGCCTTCAAGTTCTTCCA GAAGGACCATAAGATGGCTCTGATCCAGATGGGTTCGGTGGAGGAGGCCATCGAGTCCCTCATCGAGTTCCACAACCACGACCTGGGAGAGAACCACCACCTGCGAGTGTCTTTCTCCAAGTCCTCCATCTGA
- the LOC104938670 gene encoding polypyrimidine tract-binding protein 1 isoform X3, producing the protein MDGSVHQDITVGTKRGSDELLSSVSNGPYIMSTTANGNDSKKFKGDIRGPGVPSRVIHIRKLPNDIAETEVISLGLPFGDVTNLLMLKAKNQAFLEMNSEEAAQNMVSYYSTVMPIIRHHPVYVQFSNHKELKTDNSPNQERAQAALRALSTSHVDTTVAAPSSVLRVVVENLVYPVSLDALCQIFSKFGTVLRIIVFTKNSQFQALLQYPDGASAQAAKLSLDGQNIYNGCCTLRISFSKLTSLNVKYNNEKSRDFTRPDLPSGDSQPAMEHPAMAAAFTPGIISAAPYAGATHAFPPAFTIQPAVSFPYPGLTVPALPGGLASLSLPGATRLGFPSLPAGVCVLLISNLNPERVTPHCLFILFGVYGDVMRVKILFNKKENALVQMSDSTQAQLAMSHLSGQQLHGKSLRITLSKHTSVQLPREGHEDQGLTKDYSNSPLHRFKKPGSKNYSNIFPPSATLHLSNIPPSVVEDDLKMLFSSSGAMVKAFKFFQKDHKMALIQMGSVEEAIESLIEFHNHDLGENHHLRVSFSKSSI; encoded by the exons CAGTGTCCACCAAGATATAACAGTTGGTACTAAG agaggATCTGACGAGCTTCTATCCAGCGTCTCCAACGGCCCGTATATCATGAGCACCACAG CCAATGGCAACGACAGTAAGAAGTTCAAAGGTGACATCAGAGGTCCCGGCGTGCCGTCCAGGGTCATCCACATCCGCAAGCTTCCCAACGACATCGCAGAGACCGAGGTCATCAGCCTCGGTCTGCCCTTCGGAGACGTCACCAACCTGCTGATGCTCAAAGCCAAGAACCAG GCCTTCTTAGAGATGAACTCGGAGGAAGCAGCTCAGAACATGGTGAGTTATTACTCCACCGTGATGCCGATCATCAGACACCACCCGGTCTACGTCCAGTTCTCCAACCACAAGGAGCTCAAGACTGACAACTCCCCCAACCAGGAG AGGGCCCAGGCAGCTCTTCGGGCTCTCAGTACATCTCACGTGGACACGACTGTGGCGGCTCCGAGTTCAGTGCtcagggtggtggtggagaacCTGGTGTACCCCGTCTCATTGGACGCCCTCTGCCAG ATCTTCTCAAAGTTTGGGACGGTTCTGAGAATTATCGTCTTCACCAAGAACAGCCAGTTCCAGGCTCTGCTGCAGTACCCGGATGGTGCGTCGGCCCAGGCGGCTAAACTG tctctGGATGGGCAGAACATCTATAACGGCTGCTGTACTCTGAGGATCAGCTTCTCCAAACTCACCAGCCTCAACGTCAAATACAACAACGAGAAGAGCCGCGACTTCACCAGACCGGACCTGCCGTCTGGGGACAGCCAGCCCGCCATGGAGCACCCGGCCATGGCCGCCGCCTTCA CCCCAGGTATCATCTCAGCTGCTCCGTATGCAGGAGCCACTCACGCCTTCCCCCCCGCCTTCACCATCCAGCCTGCAG TGTCCTTCCCCTATCCAGGCCTGACGGTCCCCGCTCTGCCTGGAGGGCTGGCCTCTCTGTCCCTCCCCGGGGCTACCAGGCTGGGgttcccctccctccctgccgGAGTCTGTGTCCTGCTGATCAGCAACCTCAACCCAGAG AGAGTTACGCCCCACTGCCTCTTTATTCTCTTCG GTGTTTACGGAGACGTCATGAGAGTGAAGATTCTGTTCAACAAGAAGGAGAACGCTCTGGTCCAGATGTCTGACAGCACACAGGCTCAGCTAG CCATGAGTCACCTGAGCGGTCAGCAGCTTCACGGGAAGTCTCTGCGCATCACGCTGTCCAAACACACCAGCGTCCAGCTTCCCCGTGAAGGCCATGAGGACCAGGGCCTGACCAAAGACTACAGCAACTCCCCCCTGCACCGCTTCAAGAAGCCCGGCTCCAAAAACTACTCCAACATCTTCCCACCTTCTGCCACCCTACACCTCTCCAACATCCC cCCATCTGTTGTTGAAGACGACCTCAAGATGTTGTTTTCCAGCTCAGGAGCCATGGTCAAGGCCTTCAAGTTCTTCCA GAAGGACCATAAGATGGCTCTGATCCAGATGGGTTCGGTGGAGGAGGCCATCGAGTCCCTCATCGAGTTCCACAACCACGACCTGGGAGAGAACCACCACCTGCGAGTGTCTTTCTCCAAGTCCTCCATCTGA
- the LOC104938670 gene encoding polypyrimidine tract-binding protein 1 isoform X5, with product MSTTANGNDSKKFKGDIRGPGVPSRVIHIRKLPNDIAETEVISLGLPFGDVTNLLMLKAKNQAFLEMNSEEAAQNMVSYYSTVMPIIRHHPVYVQFSNHKELKTDNSPNQERAQAALRALSTSHVDTTVAAPSSVLRVVVENLVYPVSLDALCQIFSKFGTVLRIIVFTKNSQFQALLQYPDGASAQAAKLSLDGQNIYNGCCTLRISFSKLTSLNVKYNNEKSRDFTRPDLPSGDSQPAMEHPAMAAAFTPGIISAAPYAGATHAFPPAFTIQPAVSFPYPGLTVPALPGGLASLSLPGATRLGFPSLPAGVCVLLISNLNPERVTPHCLFILFGVYGDVMRVKILFNKKENALVQMSDSTQAQLAMSHLSGQQLHGKSLRITLSKHTSVQLPREGHEDQGLTKDYSNSPLHRFKKPGSKNYSNIFPPSATLHLSNIPPSVVEDDLKMLFSSSGAMVKAFKFFQKDHKMALIQMGSVEEAIESLIEFHNHDLGENHHLRVSFSKSSI from the exons ATGAGCACCACAG CCAATGGCAACGACAGTAAGAAGTTCAAAGGTGACATCAGAGGTCCCGGCGTGCCGTCCAGGGTCATCCACATCCGCAAGCTTCCCAACGACATCGCAGAGACCGAGGTCATCAGCCTCGGTCTGCCCTTCGGAGACGTCACCAACCTGCTGATGCTCAAAGCCAAGAACCAG GCCTTCTTAGAGATGAACTCGGAGGAAGCAGCTCAGAACATGGTGAGTTATTACTCCACCGTGATGCCGATCATCAGACACCACCCGGTCTACGTCCAGTTCTCCAACCACAAGGAGCTCAAGACTGACAACTCCCCCAACCAGGAG AGGGCCCAGGCAGCTCTTCGGGCTCTCAGTACATCTCACGTGGACACGACTGTGGCGGCTCCGAGTTCAGTGCtcagggtggtggtggagaacCTGGTGTACCCCGTCTCATTGGACGCCCTCTGCCAG ATCTTCTCAAAGTTTGGGACGGTTCTGAGAATTATCGTCTTCACCAAGAACAGCCAGTTCCAGGCTCTGCTGCAGTACCCGGATGGTGCGTCGGCCCAGGCGGCTAAACTG tctctGGATGGGCAGAACATCTATAACGGCTGCTGTACTCTGAGGATCAGCTTCTCCAAACTCACCAGCCTCAACGTCAAATACAACAACGAGAAGAGCCGCGACTTCACCAGACCGGACCTGCCGTCTGGGGACAGCCAGCCCGCCATGGAGCACCCGGCCATGGCCGCCGCCTTCA CCCCAGGTATCATCTCAGCTGCTCCGTATGCAGGAGCCACTCACGCCTTCCCCCCCGCCTTCACCATCCAGCCTGCAG TGTCCTTCCCCTATCCAGGCCTGACGGTCCCCGCTCTGCCTGGAGGGCTGGCCTCTCTGTCCCTCCCCGGGGCTACCAGGCTGGGgttcccctccctccctgccgGAGTCTGTGTCCTGCTGATCAGCAACCTCAACCCAGAG AGAGTTACGCCCCACTGCCTCTTTATTCTCTTCG GTGTTTACGGAGACGTCATGAGAGTGAAGATTCTGTTCAACAAGAAGGAGAACGCTCTGGTCCAGATGTCTGACAGCACACAGGCTCAGCTAG CCATGAGTCACCTGAGCGGTCAGCAGCTTCACGGGAAGTCTCTGCGCATCACGCTGTCCAAACACACCAGCGTCCAGCTTCCCCGTGAAGGCCATGAGGACCAGGGCCTGACCAAAGACTACAGCAACTCCCCCCTGCACCGCTTCAAGAAGCCCGGCTCCAAAAACTACTCCAACATCTTCCCACCTTCTGCCACCCTACACCTCTCCAACATCCC cCCATCTGTTGTTGAAGACGACCTCAAGATGTTGTTTTCCAGCTCAGGAGCCATGGTCAAGGCCTTCAAGTTCTTCCA GAAGGACCATAAGATGGCTCTGATCCAGATGGGTTCGGTGGAGGAGGCCATCGAGTCCCTCATCGAGTTCCACAACCACGACCTGGGAGAGAACCACCACCTGCGAGTGTCTTTCTCCAAGTCCTCCATCTGA